A genome region from Brassica oleracea var. oleracea cultivar TO1000 chromosome C2, BOL, whole genome shotgun sequence includes the following:
- the LOC106324419 gene encoding uncharacterized protein LOC106324419, with product MADVKDEPTATKKAGHASIKFPMLTASNYTVWCMRMKIALKVSEVWETIDPGTKYEKKNNMAIAFLFQYIPEALILQVGDLDIAKGVSDAIKARNLGAERVKEARLQTLMAEFDRLKMKDGDTIDNFVGKLSELPSKAATLGEVIEESKIVKKFLKSLPRKKYIQIVASIEQLLDLNSTSFEDIVGRLKAYEERITEAEEEEHEDQNKLMYADSGQESYGGYGRGRGRGGRSPWRGRGRGRQGSSFQN from the coding sequence ATGGCGGATGTCAAAGACGAACCTACGGCGACCAAGAAAGCTGGACATGCCTCCATAAAGTTCCCGATGCTAACTGCGTCAAACTACACCGTCTGGTGTATGAGGATGAAGATAGCACTTAAGGTTAGTGAAGTATGGGAAACAATTGATCCAGGAACCAAATATGAAAAGAAAAACAATATGGCAATAGCGTTCCTGTTTCAATACATACCAGAGGCGTTGATTCTACAAGTTGGCGATTTAGATATAGCAAAGGGAGTATCGGATGCGATAAAGGCACGTAACCTTGGAGCTGAGAGGGTTAAAGAAGCGAGATTGCAAACATTAATGGCGGAGTTTGACAGACTTAAGATGAAAGATGGAGATACAATTGATAACTTTGTTGGGAAATTGTCTGAGCTCCCGTCAAAAGCCGCTACATTAGGAGAGGTGATCGAAGAATCAAAGATAGTAAAGAAATTCTTGAAAAGTCTACCGAGAAAGAAATATATTCAGATTGTTGCCTCAATCGAACAACTTCTTGACCTCAACTCAACAAGTTTTGAGGACATCGTTGGTAGGCTAAAGGCCTATGAAGAGAGAATTACTGAAGCTGAAGAAGAAGAACATGAAGATCAAAACAAACTTATGTATGCAGACTCGGGACAAGAAAGCTATGGTGGGTACGGAAGAGGTCGAGGACGGGGCGGTCGCTCACCCTGGAGAGGAAGAGGCCGTGGCCGTCAAGGATCATCTTTTCAAAACTAG